One region of Ignavibacteriales bacterium genomic DNA includes:
- the hemE gene encoding uroporphyrinogen decarboxylase has protein sequence MKLKNDLFLRACKQKPVERTPIWIMRQAGRYLPEYRAIREKADFLTMVKTPELAAEVTIQPVDIIGVDAAILFSDILVIPDAMGMHLEMHEGKGPEFSYPIRNEYDVDKLKEIDPTKDLKYVLDAVALTKKELNDRVPLIGFSGSPWTLMTYMVEGKGSKNFSFVKQLIYNNPELAHTILEKLSVAVADYLSAKIEAGVNAVQIFDTWGGILSQTDFEEFSLQYISRVIDNIKRKNEPVIVFAKGVHYKLSKLAKCGADVLGLDWTMDLDKTRTAIGEKVSLQGNLDPCVLYAPEDKIKEEVIRILESYGKGSGHIFNLGHGLLPDTDPEKVKALVGFVKEESKIFHH, from the coding sequence TTGAAACTGAAAAACGATTTATTCCTAAGAGCCTGCAAACAAAAACCTGTTGAAAGAACACCAATATGGATTATGCGTCAGGCAGGAAGATACTTGCCCGAGTATAGAGCAATCCGGGAAAAAGCCGATTTTTTAACAATGGTTAAAACACCGGAACTTGCCGCTGAAGTTACAATTCAACCTGTGGATATTATTGGAGTTGATGCAGCAATTCTTTTTTCTGATATACTTGTTATTCCGGATGCAATGGGAATGCATTTGGAAATGCACGAAGGCAAAGGACCGGAATTCTCCTATCCAATTAGAAACGAATATGATGTTGATAAGCTGAAAGAAATTGATCCCACAAAAGATCTTAAATATGTTCTTGATGCTGTTGCGTTAACCAAAAAGGAATTAAATGATCGCGTTCCTTTGATTGGTTTCAGCGGCTCCCCCTGGACACTTATGACCTATATGGTTGAAGGAAAAGGATCGAAGAATTTTTCTTTTGTTAAGCAATTAATTTATAATAATCCGGAATTAGCGCATACAATTTTGGAAAAACTTTCCGTTGCTGTTGCAGATTATCTTTCAGCAAAAATTGAAGCCGGTGTTAATGCTGTTCAGATTTTCGATACCTGGGGTGGGATTCTTTCTCAAACCGATTTCGAAGAGTTTTCTCTTCAATATATTTCCAGAGTGATAGACAACATTAAACGAAAGAACGAGCCGGTGATAGTTTTTGCAAAGGGAGTTCATTATAAATTAAGTAAGCTGGCAAAATGTGGTGCTGATGTTTTAGGTTTGGATTGGACGATGGATTTAGATAAAACAAGAACTGCTATTGGTGAAAAGGTTTCACTACAAGGAAACCTTGATCCCTGCGTTCTTTATGCCCCGGAAGATAAAATAAAGGAAGAAGTAATCAGAATACTCGAATCGTATGGCAAAGGAAGCGGGCATATTTTTAATTTAGGTCATGGCCTTCTTCCAGACACTGATCCAGAAAAAGTAAAAGCGTTAGTTGGATTTGTAAAAGAAGAAAGCAAAATCTTTCACC